From Periophthalmus magnuspinnatus isolate fPerMag1 chromosome 1, fPerMag1.2.pri, whole genome shotgun sequence:
CTGATGtcgcaaataaaaatattcaaatactgGACATGGTACTTTGTTTCTGCCTTCAgttttcatcattttaattcacattttacatttatatcgATATTTCTTTATGAAGTTATTAATTAATTACTATATCTTAAGCAGGGGTGGAAAGCAGCTAATTATAAATACTCACATTACTGTAACTCAGACGCAATTAAATGTAGTTCCGATGATGACCACCAGGTTTGACTATATCTATGAACTTCAGAATGATTAAAGTTGCCATAGCtacaaacatgaaaatataTAGATCTTTACATTTGAATTCTTATTATCACATTTCAAGAGTGATACGTGTAAATGATAATGAAACATAAAGCTGTGTTCTTTCATCATTTATTATcacatatttgatttgattttatttgttaaacatGTTCAGCCATCCATTGCCGTGCTGGCAACAGAACACACACCATATAAGGAGCGGTGCATTGCATTGACATCATACATTTCATCAAAAGAAATCTTTATCATTTTTACcctttataaaagaaaaaaagacaatttttgAAGAGCATACAGTAATGATTACAAAGACACTACCACTGTCCGAAGCAGCGAGGTGACACTGTGGGTGTCCAGGAAGACCTCCCCCTGCCCCAAAGTAGAGTCTCTGTACTGGCAAAGTAACACACTGGAAATGACAAGAGGTAAATGACAACAGAAAGCGTACATACActcatacagtacagtacaaacatTATGAAAATGCCTTTTTGTCTTCTAGTTTTATACAAAGTGTCGTGATGCTTGAGCATCCATTTGTCTGATATGATTTTGATCATAATTTCTGATTTTCATGTCAAAGTCATTGTAACTGTTTTTACAGTTCTTTGATATTGGCATTAGAAACATTTGACAGGACTGATGCACAACATTAATAACATATGCAAACAAACTAGTCAGTGATTCACAAATCAAACAGAAGATAGTATAGTTTCATATGATCTTACTCACATTACCCCCCCATGCACTACACAATAGTCTTGAATTTTCATATATTACATATATGCTACATTCTCTTAATTCATATTTCACTGATAATAAAGGCAAACATATCTTAATGCAAAGTGTAAGCTGCTTTGCTTTTCTTTACAATTAAATTAGGCTAATATTATTAAAACTGGAGAATTCAAACAGTATGACTTAGCTCATAGCAAACATAAATGTAGCTCACAAACTGGATTCGATGTCAAGTTGGAATTTGTCTGATGGTAAGAATTTCAATATCGGctttgattttgttcaacaatCACAATGTAATTATATACATCACCAGAAATAAAGCAAGCTCAATTTGAACATTCTGATCTTCCAAATGTTTTTAGTATTGCACACACATgaatacacataaaaatacagaataaatcTTTCAGAGATTACAGCAGTAGAGTTTTAAACATCTctattttcatatttaaaatgcataccAAAACATCTTGGGAAAAAAAAGCCAATATGCTAATTTCAATGTCCAAATACACTGTGCTGCCACCTGGTGGTGGGTCAGAATGATGTCCATTGATAAAACTCCATTacagtaaaatgtagctgtgtcctgtgcagagggtcagaggtaaAAGGGCGCTCACTGGTCAGCTATTGGCTAGTGGATGGCCTTACTGTTGATGCTATAGACCGCAAGCTGACATTTCATTAACTGTCAAAAAGAGTAAAAACAAGTGTGAATTTTAGTTTAGTGCATGAGCACAAATCACATGAATACTTCTATGTGATACTCTCTCTGCttgtatttgatttattaaCAAACAAACTATAACAATTAATCATTCCATTTAGGTCAAGGGTAGGGCTTCCctgtttccctgtgtctttgttaTATCTCTGTTGcgtgtctctgttgtgtctctgtctctgttgtgtctctgttgtgtctctgtctctgttgagtgtctctgttgtgtctctgttaCGTGTCTGCtgtgtgtctcagttgtgtctcagctgtgtctctctgttgtgtctctgttgtgtctctgttgtgtctctctgtctctgttgtgtctctCAGTTGTGTATCTCTGCTGTGCCtctgttgtgtgtctctgttgtgtgtctctgttgtgtctctctgtctccgttGCGTGTCTCGagtgtgtctctgttgtgtgtctctgttgcgtgtctctgttgtgtgtctctgttgtgtctctctgtctccgttGCGTGTCTCTTACTGCGAGGGGATACTTGGAGACCCGGAGCGGTGGAAGTGAATGTTCTGCCACTTCCCGTCCCGGCGGTGCCAGACTCGAGTCTCCTCAGACTGCATGGTCCGGGGCATCCCGCCGCTGTCCATGTACTGGGTCAAACGGATGTACGCGATGCACGCCGCGTTCTCTCCGATTAAGTGCACGTGTGGATTTAGGAGGATAGTGTGCACTGGCTTATTCCCTTTAGAAAGAGCTGTAATTAAAAAGACAGTGCTGATAGTGAAATAtggtcaaataaatacatttttatagagcGTTTTTCCAATTCCACGACACATAAAGTCAGTGGATTTACCCGTTGgaccaatgatgttttcttAGAGAACATACAACTGCGCTACTGAGCTGTATTGCTtaaactgataaaaaataaataaataaatactaaaaatggACTCATATGAAAGCAAAAGTGTCTCCATATGTTGTAGCTTGACTGTGGAAAAGCGCCAATGCCAAGTGATTGAGGTTTCTGGGACATATCCGGTTGATCTGCTCTATTTTGATCCAGTCTGAGGACATTCTTCCATTTATAGCAGTCATTATTcatcagtgattttttttttccttttttaaaattttcgcTCCAAGGTCACACTATAATCACCGCTCTACCCTTGCACAGAACCAGCAAATACAGTCTGgtcaatattaataaaaaaataacgcAATTAACCACCAATCTAGCGCTTGTTTGTAGTTTTCAGGTCTGTAAAGAGTGTATATTAAATCAGACGTGTTCTGCAAATTCAGTTAtcgttgtttccttctcattcaccctcttgaagttgtttttggagtgattcgtgcgtgtttgagaaatctttaatcacttattttcaagacgccatattgtagATGAAGCTCGTTTTCGCCGCCCACTTTTCTGTACTGactttgttcttcagttttattttcttaattgttgGGATTTAGCAGCATTGTGTActtattttggcacaaatgaaaaaaaaaaaacctcgtACTTGCTGGCTTGATCTGTAGCTAAGCATAGGTGAGGTTATTAATTATATATCTAagttattaagtaattttagacgAGTATCGCAGCTTAAAACGTGCACATTTCTAACATACTGACTCACGGGTGTCATGGATACGCATCAACAACATCAGAATGtaccattttcaaaataaaaacggTGAAAGTCGTGTCCTTCCACCAGGTTTCCGAGGGCTTCCGGCTCAAAAGAGGTCAAACCAGGATCGCAAATCTTCCTGTGCATCAAAGACAGGAAGAAAGTGAATAAATCTGTTGTAAAAGtgagtgaaaaagtaaaaaatcaaatcaaagacATACGCATAAGCCTCAAAATCCCCATTGTTGATGGACTCGATCAGCTGCTCCGTGACTTTGATGATTTCTTGTTTTCGAGCTGCAACACAAGACCAAACACAGtgtcacttttacatttacactcatgttttttattatttacgtGTTTCAGGCATATGGGCTTTGGAGCACTAAACAAATCTATCATCTGAATACTGCTCTAATCTAATCTACAAATGGTGAAAATTATTAGAAATGGAAGGCCGTCGAAAGCAGAATCAACAGCGTTATTTTGAACTTAAAACCCTCCATGACTAATACTTTTAAGACATGTGCATGATGTAACTCTTTTCACCCAACAAAactcataaaacaaacaaatgtgtatCGTTTCTACAAAAGCAATTTTAACTAAGCAAGGTGGACAATTACCTTTATTGTTATTGGTGCAGGCTGGGGGATATTAAAAAGGTTACTTAATTTAGgcaacacaaagacacaaatataaaatatgaaccAGAAAGGTCAAATACGTAGGAAAAAAAAGCTGTAAGAAGGTATGGTTTAATGTACTTTCCTGAATAATGAAGGGCATTTTTCTGATTGGCTGGCGACTTACTCTGGACTGAGGAGGTGAGGGTCTGCCTGGACTCTGACATCTGAGAGGAGCGACTCTTAGAGCTCAAGAGGCCGCTCACTAAGCTGCCCAGACGGAGGGCTGAACGGGGGCGGGGGGTGAGCCAGCATGCATATGTGCAAGGATATAACACAAATCAATGTTATATGTGTTTCAATGGCAGCAGAGGGGAGgccaaaatgaagaaaataaatagtttagaGGTAGTGTGGGGTTTGATGAGCATCATTGATCGGTGGAGAATGATGTGGAAAAGACTATataatagataaatatatatatctacAGAAAGAGTGTTTACCTTTCACGTCCTCGTCTTCTATGGTGGTGTTGGCACTTTCAATGGACTCCTGGTAAAAACGACAAATGACACATGAGAAATATAATGTGTCACTTTTAAACACAATAGTAATGCAGACAAATTGGTTTTATTGTTGGGTTTAATTTTACTGGAGAGAAGCTGCTTTTATAAGTCAAGAGAGCATCATAGACCTCATCAAGTCTAAATGTGACCAAACGGGATATTTAGTATtacgattattgtgagaagattattcattattattatcatgattattattCATAATTATTGACCTCAGGACCAAACAGGGAAACCCCaaacttttctttcatttctgtaACACGCAGTCTGTGGTCTGGtttataaaatcaaacttcCTGAAGGATAAAGTCAATTTGAGGTGACAAAAAATTATACTTTATGGCAGTATAGATTGAACAGAAATGACTTTGTATTGTGACCTGAACAATCACGATTATCGATTAAGAATCTTCACATCcagcaataaaaatgtgactgattTGAGGATGTGGAAGTGTTTCCCATAAATGAATCATTTAAACTGTCCACTGCTGTATTTACTACAGCGAGTATTTATTTAGTGTTTATCTGTATATATGACTAGAATCAGGTaagaaaaatatatgattttaaatgtatttattggtaCAACAGATGGATtgtgaataataaaaacaatactaaaaacaacaacagcaataataataataataataataataataataataataataataataataatgttcatTTAAATGTCTGCCatgaattgtaaaataaatggttAAAGTTTTGGGATTTTCTATTTGATCTAGTTATAGgatatacagaaaataaatatttgctaTATAAAAGTAGGCTGTAGTGGACAGTTATAGTGTTTCCTTTattgtgattatgattattatggttattatgattattaatattaataatattattaatattaattatttctatttttagtctccttattattattcataatcCATCACTCTTGTgccaataaatacattttaaatcatgttttactCTCTCCTGATTCTAAAAGAGGCAACATAAACAGTCagataaaaaacactttacatgaAGTGCACTGTATAGATTGAATAAAAATGACTCTCAGGCTTcgataaaatgcacaaaatgaccCGGCAAAGGAGGAAATGGATCAATATTCTCTACTTTGCCTAAATGCCTTGAGGCTTTCAACAGAACACCTcgatatatactatatatactactactaatactatatatactatatatacacaTCGACTATAATGTCTGATTATCAACTGCCTGTAACATATACACAGCTCACACAAAGCACTCAAGTGTTCAGCTTTAGTAAACTTCTGAATGGACGTCAACGGGATTCTGCAGCTTCAACAATAAACTAAAGGGAACACTTTGTTCCTTTCATTTTGTGAGCAGCATAACAACAGAATCagcatttattttcattctCTTATTAAAGCTTTACATTATGCatcaataatataaaaatataaaataataataattatgtttATGGCAAGAATACCTTGTTTCCATCCACTGGGTTATGAATAACAGTTGTCTGGGGTTCctagaaaaataaattatattataagtcacagaaccatgtatgtgtgtgtgtgtgtgtatatatatatatatatatatatatatatatatatatatatatatatatatatatatatatatatagcgctTGTCTTTGTGTTTATCTGGGCACCAGGGGCTTAAAATTTGAATCGATCCTGACGGCTCAGTGCTTCTAATCACTCAGTCAGCTTACACAAGATTATAACATCATCagcctgcctctgtctgctcgTGGATGTGCTGTGTACATGGTGAACCACAAAGGAGCGAAAGAGATGCCATGTGCCACATGCGTAATCAACACAGCAGCAAatggggaagaagagagaattTGACATCATGCAGagcagtcatgtgacctgacGTCAGACAGCGATTCAGAGAGAGCATGCACAAATCCATAAGCCACACTCAAGAGTCTGAGTACACATATCTTCCCCTAAGGCGGCGAGATAATTGCTCAacaaaatacatggaaaatacATCAACACCAATATGAGGAAGTGAATAGTTTTCTCATGTTACAATGATGGCTAAGCATGTAAGCACCAGTGCACAAGAATGTGTGAATATTAACAATGAGAAAAAGAGCATTGTACAGGGTGGTAGAGGTAGAGGTTGCCCTAGGAGCCGTCCAAAATTAACATGTGGATAAGCTTACTGGTCCAGCCCAACATGCCCCATGCATGCATGCTTCATTTAATAACTTGTTTATGTTAATCTCACTTgagaattattatatttttactaaTTTTACAGCTATATGCTCAGGCCTGGCATGCTACGTGAGAGCATTCAGGGAGAGCCTCGAGTTAGTGAACCAGTTTGTATCACCCATAATTTACTTCCATACAAATATTTAGATTAAACTGCAAAAAAATCCAAAGGTCATAACTGAGACGCCGTGTGTAGGGTGAACCTGTACCTCCTCCACCGACTGGTGCCGTGGAGAGGTGTAAGGATTAGTGTGGGTGAGGTACTGTGTGAATACCAGTGCAGGGGCAGGGCCAGTGTCTTTAGGACTGGTCACTGTGTTGGCTTTGTTGTTGACCTGCAGGGGGCAGTGTAAAGGGAATATGACACACAAACGCACTTTTCAGGCACACACAGCCATACTCTGCAATCATCATGTTTCAACAACCTATCACAATTAAACCACCCGTatgtaataaatatgtaaatacaaaaatcacatcatTCTGCATTCCACAACTAAAAGCACATTAAGAAGTTGAAATGCCACCTGCTGTGATCCAAAAGAAGAACACAGACCAAAGTGGTTCCATTAAAAACAAGCTTATTATAGTGAAATTACCAAGAGAAGTGTTTGGCAGGAATTTAACTTCACAAAATGTATGAAGGTGTAAATAATGTGAAACAAATATGTGATATAACCAATGATCTACACGTGTGTGGTGTACAAATATGTTTCACCACCATAAAACACTGATCAAAATACCAGTGAAAAGCAAACTCAAATCTACATGTCGTGTGTGCCACTAAATGTGCCTCTGAGCTTAAATAAAGACATAATTTTTGCCATTGCATGAAGATATTTCACTCAAAGATTATTCAGGCCTGGCTCTATAAGAACACATGGTCAAATACACAGACTAGACTGATAAAAATGTGAAGGTTCTGTAACAACTTTTACCCAGAGATAAGCGACTGTCCCTGAATGTTAAAAAGGCACAATGCATAGACCTACTGATAATCCAATGAACTGTTCAAGACACAGAACGTTCCAACATACACTATCTATGCAAgaaaaaatgcagaaacaaTTTCTCGGTGGCTCACCTTAACACCCTCCGGCTTCTTGTTGAGCAAACTCTTTGCTGCTgtggaatgaaataaaaacagcattttaataaGTGATATTCTGAGTAAACACAGTCATTTCAACATGCACCAAGCAACGCCTTTAACTGTGCCCCAGCTTCAGGAGACAACTGCATTACCCATAATGCAATGTGCTAGTAAACTGTATTAATATAATCTCTTTATGGCTTTATGCGGTTAAACTGTGGTAGGtaataatgaatataatgaCATAATAAAATACACATGCATAAGTATGAAATTATACCGTCAGTGTATAAGCTCAATCAGAGCTAATAGAGAAATAAATAATCAGACATTTCACTCACTCAAACCCACAGATACAAGTCTAATAAACAGCAAAAAGGACAAATTAAACTTCATTTAATTATCAAAATGTGggacaaataattaaataatacttGATATACTTAATATGACCAAGGGGTGTGGATTTGAACACTATGTGCACATAAAACATATGCTTGTGAAAAAAGTTCCCTGTGAGCTTGAaccagtgaaatgtcttgcttcTTGTTCATATCTGAATAAAGACTCTACCATTTCTCATCCCCCAAAGTATAATTCTACTCATTTGATTAAGCTTACATTATATTGTACGCATGCTTGGTTTAAGGTGCATGTTTATTCTAAGATCTGTGAACATTTCAAAACTACTATCCATCCAAACCAGCCAATGCATATTCATGCATGTGTAACCGTTAAAAGCATAAAGTAATTAAAAACTATTTAATTAGCAATAACCCCTGCCAGTCCAAAAAGCTTACCTCAAGTGGTTACCCAAAATCCACACAAAAGAAGgaaaagaatttgaaaaaaaagcaagatgaatgaaacaagtcaaaaagtacaaatgttTTAAGCAAAGAGTGAGTGCAAGAAAAGCAAGGTACAATCACAACTAATACAatggaaaacatgaaaaaatatactgcATGACTCAGCAAAGTGGAAGAGAAACAGTTTGAAGGACAGAAGAGGTCAAAGATGAGAAAAGACTGCTGTTGTTCTGTGATAATTCAATGGAGGATAGCAGAGAATTTCCAATTCAACATATCTCCAGTTAACCTCAATATCGAAGGccaccatttttaaataatattaacatACCTGAGAAGTTTCTTGTGACCAGCAAAGTGGTTAATATGGCTCCCTGTGGTGATGTAAAAGCAGAAAAGGAAGTGATGGTAAAAAGAAAGGCAATAGAGAAATAGTGTGATTAAAAAGTCATAGCAGGAAGGATAAAGAATGAAGGAATATTTAAGAATGAAGCTATATTTAAGACAAAGAactgaggaggagaaaagagactTGTTGTCTCACCTTGAGTTTTCTCCTGGCGTTGAATTTCTTCAGGCATTCCACAGTCTCCTGTCTGTGCATCATGGAAGCTACAGTGGACCGTTGCTGTAAGAAAGTGTGGGATTTACAACTTTTCCTTAATTTCGACTAAAGATGTGTGGACATCTTGTTTCTATGTTGACGCTTACACAAATCCATGGGTGTTTGAGGGCCTCAGCGGCAGTTATACGTTTGCTTGGGTTGATAGTTAACATCTTGTTGATCAAGTCTTTGGCCTCTGGAGTAACAGTGTCCCACTCTGGTGAAGGGAACTGTCAAAAAAGAAAGACTGTTTGATAGTAGATTTCTTTAAGGTAATATGCAAATCACGTCATGCTCTGTGCTCTGCCTGGTGCCTAAGTGAGCCTTACATCATATGCTCCTGCTTTGATTTGTTGATAAAGGCGGTGCTGATCTTCATCCCAAAAAGGAGGGTAACCCACCAGAAGAATGTATAAAATGACACCTAGAACAGTAAAGATTATGCCACATCATGCAACACCACATGGAAGGTCGCTAGGTTATACTGCAGACAGTGTAAAACTAGCACTAGCGTCTAATTTAGTCATCAAGCATTACAGACCAGCACAGTTGTAGCTTTTCATGGAACAGCGAGAGAATCAATAATCAGTTATTTACCACATGCCCACATGTCCACAGGTTTTCCATATGGATCTTTCCTCAGCACCTCTGGGGACAAATAGCCTGGAGTCCCAGCGAAACCTG
This genomic window contains:
- the camk2d2 gene encoding calcium/calmodulin-dependent protein kinase type II delta 2 chain isoform X2; the protein is MALTICTRFTDEYQLFEELGKGAFSVVRRCVKISSGQEYAAKIINTKKLSARDHQKLEREARICRLLKHPNIVRLHDSISEEGFHYLVFDLVTGGELFEDIVAREYYSEADASHCIQQILESVHHCHVNGIVHRDLKPENLLLASKLKGAAVKLADFGLAIEVQGDQQAWFGFAGTPGYLSPEVLRKDPYGKPVDMWACGVILYILLVGYPPFWDEDQHRLYQQIKAGAYDFPSPEWDTVTPEAKDLINKMLTINPSKRITAAEALKHPWICQRSTVASMMHRQETVECLKKFNARRKLKGAILTTLLVTRNFSAAKSLLNKKPEGVKVNNKANTVTSPKDTGPAPALEPQTTVIHNPVDGNKESIESANTTIEDEDVKALRLGSLVSGLLSSKSRSSQMSESRQTLTSSVQTRKQEIIKVTEQLIESINNGDFEAYAKICDPGLTSFEPEALGNLVEGHDFHRFYFENALSKGNKPVHTILLNPHVHLIGENAACIAYIRLTQYMDSGGMPRTMQSEETRVWHRRDGKWQNIHFHRSGSPSIPSQ
- the camk2d2 gene encoding calcium/calmodulin-dependent protein kinase type II delta 2 chain isoform X12 is translated as MALTICTRFTDEYQLFEELGKGAFSVVRRCVKISSGQEYAAKIINTKKLSARDHQKLEREARICRLLKHPNIVRLHDSISEEGFHYLVFDLVTGGELFEDIVAREYYSEADASHCIQQILESVHHCHVNGIVHRDLKPENLLLASKLKGAAVKLADFGLAIEVQGDQQAWFGFAGTPGYLSPEVLRKDPYGKPVDMWACGVILYILLVGYPPFWDEDQHRLYQQIKAGAYDFPSPEWDTVTPEAKDLINKMLTINPSKRITAAEALKHPWICQRSTVASMMHRQETVECLKKFNARRKLKGAILTTLLVTRNFSAAKSLLNKKPEGVKEPQTTVIHNPVDGNKESIESANTTIEDEDVKARKQEIIKVTEQLIESINNGDFEAYAKICDPGLTSFEPEALGNLVEGHDFHRFYFENALSKGNKPVHTILLNPHVHLIGENAACIAYIRLTQYMDSGGMPRTMQSEETRVWHRRDGKWQNIHFHRSGSPSIPSH
- the camk2d2 gene encoding calcium/calmodulin-dependent protein kinase type II delta 2 chain isoform X5, which encodes MALTICTRFTDEYQLFEELGKGAFSVVRRCVKISSGQEYAAKIINTKKLSARDHQKLEREARICRLLKHPNIVRLHDSISEEGFHYLVFDLVTGGELFEDIVAREYYSEADASHCIQQILESVHHCHVNGIVHRDLKPENLLLASKLKGAAVKLADFGLAIEVQGDQQAWFGFAGTPGYLSPEVLRKDPYGKPVDMWACGVILYILLVGYPPFWDEDQHRLYQQIKAGAYDFPSPEWDTVTPEAKDLINKMLTINPSKRITAAEALKHPWICQRSTVASMMHRQETVECLKKFNARRKLKGAILTTLLVTRNFSAAKSLLNKKPEGVKEPQTTVIHNPVDGNKESIESANTTIEDEDVKALRLGSLVSGLLSSKSRSSQMSESRQTLTSSVQTRKQEIIKVTEQLIESINNGDFEAYAKICDPGLTSFEPEALGNLVEGHDFHRFYFENALSKGNKPVHTILLNPHVHLIGENAACIAYIRLTQYMDSGGMPRTMQSEETRVWHRRDGKWQNIHFHRSGSPSIPSH
- the camk2d2 gene encoding calcium/calmodulin-dependent protein kinase type II delta 2 chain isoform X11 gives rise to the protein MALTICTRFTDEYQLFEELGKGAFSVVRRCVKISSGQEYAAKIINTKKLSARDHQKLEREARICRLLKHPNIVRLHDSISEEGFHYLVFDLVTGGELFEDIVAREYYSEADASHCIQQILESVHHCHVNGIVHRDLKPENLLLASKLKGAAVKLADFGLAIEVQGDQQAWFGFAGTPGYLSPEVLRKDPYGKPVDMWACGVILYILLVGYPPFWDEDQHRLYQQIKAGAYDFPSPEWDTVTPEAKDLINKMLTINPSKRITAAEALKHPWICQRSTVASMMHRQETVECLKKFNARRKLKGAILTTLLVTRNFSAAKSLLNKKPEGVKEPQTTVIHNPVDGNKESIESANTTIEDEDVKACTNNNKARKQEIIKVTEQLIESINNGDFEAYAKICDPGLTSFEPEALGNLVEGHDFHRFYFENALSKGNKPVHTILLNPHVHLIGENAACIAYIRLTQYMDSGGMPRTMQSEETRVWHRRDGKWQNIHFHRSGSPSIPSH